A window of Ictalurus furcatus strain D&B chromosome 18, Billie_1.0, whole genome shotgun sequence contains these coding sequences:
- the LOC128622788 gene encoding globoside alpha-1,3-N-acetylgalactosaminyltransferase 1-like: MALFPYCRLPSGFSFGNRKPLLVLGVCLLAGLVYFLREKRMSAVPIQTMSLLSGVQQRRSGLNIKEVPVMTPWGAPLVWGDSESSVWRRDEFAHLGARTGLAILAIGNYNHYLQRLLSSAELYFLLNFYVTYYVLTDRPRELDSPLNLGLNRELRVIPVAEMPGWDRLSLRRMALLATLIKEQINLEVDYVYCIDVDQEFTNPVGIEILGKLTATLHPLFYGKPRYSYPYEKNPVSPAYVEEGEGDYYYSSEFYGGLCSKVLAMAQTCSLLILQDQEKGIRAKELEESYLNRYLINHRPTCVLSPEYNWWESPGVPEVPTQRLRSIGRQCLSTGNYKGNTNAC; this comes from the coding sequence ACTTTCTAAGGGAGAAGAGAATGTCTGCTGTTCCTATCCAGACCATGTCTCTGTTGTCGGGAGTTCAGCAAAGGCGATCAGGATTGAATATTAAAGAGGTTCCTGTGATGACACCTTGGGGTGCCCCCCTGGTGTGGGGGGACAGTGAATCCTCGGTCTGGCGTAGAGACGAGTTTGCCCATCTTGGTGCCCGCACGGGCCTGGCGATCCTGGCAATCGGGAACTATAATCACTACTTACAACGCCTCCTGTCTTCTGCCGAACTCTACTTCCTGCTCAATTTCTACGTCACTTACTACGTCTTGACTGACAGACCACGAGAACTGGATTCTCCCCTGAATCTGGGGCTAAACAGGGAGCTGCGTGTCATTCCTGTGGCTGAGATGCCAGGCTGGGATAGGCTCAGTCTGCGGCGCATGGCTTTGCTTGCAACCCTCATTAAGGAGCAGATAAATCTGGAGGTAGATTATGTCTACTGCATTGATGTTGACCAGGAATTCACAAACCCAGTGGGCATAGAGATCTTGGGCAAGCTGACGGCCACACTACATCCTTTGTTCTATGGAAAACCTAGGTACTCTTACCCTTACGAGAAGAACCCAGTCTCACCGGCTTATGTTGAAGAGGGGGAAGGTGACTATTACTACAGCTCTGAGTTCTATGGAGGCCTGTGCTCCAAGGTGTTAGCCATGGCTCAGACATGCTCCCTACTCATCCTACAGGACCAGGAGAAGGGGATTCGAGCCAAAGAATTAGAAGAGAGTTACCTTAACCGCTATTTGATCAACCATAGGCCCACTTGTGTCCTTTCACCAGAGTACAACTGGTGGGAGTCACCTGGAGTCCCTGAAGTGCCCACTCAGAGGCTACGCTCAATAGGGAGACAATGCCTATCGACAGGCAACTACAAGGGAAATACAAATGCTTGCTGA